The window GGGCGCCTGGCTGAAAGTATCATCGAAGACGACCGAGCCGCCCTTGACGATCTTCAATTCATCGACCGAATAGCTGAATGGCGCCGTCAGCTTCGGCGTAATATCCGCGATGGTGCCGAACGAGTTGATGGTTTGCTCGGAGTTGCCGGTCGGCTGGTCGTTATAGGTCGTGACAACCTGCAGCGATTTTCCTTCGTCGCCTTCGGTCGGCGCATAAAATGAGTTGGTGCTGACGGTCGCCCAGTTGGCTCCGTCGAAAACCTGCCACGCATAGGTCAGGCCCGCTGTGACTGCGATACCGCCGTCAGTCACGCCGGTGACGTTGATTTGGGCGCCTTCCGCCGCCTGGGTGGCATTCGCCGTAGCAACCAGATCGTTGCTTGCGCTCTCCTGCACGGTGCCGGCGGAAGTCAAGCCGGCCTGGGCATTGCCATGAGTATCGGTGAACGTCACCGACACGGCGATCGCCTTGCCTTCGTCCGCTTCCGTCGGGGTGTAGGTGTTGCCGCTGTCGCCTACCGTCTGGCCGCCGACCGTCCAGGTGTAAGTGAAAGTGGCGCCGCTGCCGCTTGGCGCGTCCTGGTCGGTCACGCTGGCGGTGATCTTCTGATCCTGGACGGCGTTGCCGCCGGCCAAGCCACCAAGCGCAATCGTCGCATCGCCGCTCTGCCAGACCGCGCTGCCATGCAGCGTCAGGTTTCCGGCAGAGTTGACGAGGTCCTTCGCGGTCGTTCCGCTGCTGTCATTGAGCGGATAATAGGCGGCCAGATTGGCTTCACTGCCCGACAGCGCGGTGAATTCGAGCGCCTGAATCTGGCTTTGAGTAAGCGCCGCGTTCCACACGCTGACGTCGCCGATCGAGCCGGTGAAATTCTCGCCGCCGTCGCCCCCGATCGTCATGAAATCCGGGTAGTGCGCCGGGCCGGGAATACCGTTCGCGCCGGCTTGGGCGGTGAAGTCGGCCACGCCATCGACATAGAGCGTGTAACTGCCGGCCACGTGCGTGAGCGCAATGTTGTGCCACTGACCGGCAGCCAGCTTGAAACCGGTATCCAGGAAGGTTTGGCCGCCGATGAGGATTTGCAGATCAAGACCGCTCGAGGTCACAAGTCCGAAGACCCCAAAGCCAGCGTCCGACGTGCTCCCGTTGTAGAAAACGTCCTGATAGTTACTGCCGCCGCCGTTCCAGTCGACCCAGCCTGCAAGCGTGACGCCGTCGTTGGCGCCGTTGCCGACATGGGTGGTAGCCACCGGCCCGCTGGCGAATGCATTGCCATCGAAGTGCAGGAACGTCGTGGCAAAGCTGGTCGGGCCCGCCGGCGCTTCCGCGACCGTGCCGGCGGCGACGGTGCCGGCCACGGCATTGTTGTGGCCGTCGGTGTACGACACCTTCACCTGCAACGGGCTGCCTTCGACCGCCTCCGTCGGCGTGTAGCTGGCACTGCTGCCGCTCTGCACATTATTCCAGTGCGCGCCGTCAAAGCTCTGGAAGGTGTAGACGATGCCGCTCGCCGGTGCGTCCGTGTCGGTCACGACAGCGGTGATCTGCTGGTCCTCGACCGCGTTGCCCGCCTGGTTCAGGCCGGCAAGCGAAAACGTCGCGTCGTTGACCGCATCCACCGTCACGGCAAAATCGTTGGTGAAATTTTTGGTGTCAGTCGCACCACCGACCGCGGGGTCGGTGACCGTCGCATCGACATGCAGGGTGAAGTTGCCGTTGTAGTCGATGGGCGGCGTCATCGTCAGCGGCGACGTTCCGAGCGAGGCCATCTGCGATGCGCTGATCACCCAGTGGCCGTCATCCGCGCCGGTACCCAGGGCGCCCACCGAGAAGGTCGCGCCGGGTGGGAAGCCGGAGAGTTTTAGCGCGAGCGTGTCGGAGGCGTCGGTGTCGGTCAGCCCGGTGAGACCGGCCAGCGTGACGGTGCCGTCTTCGAGCCCGTGATAGGCGTTGGAAATCGACAAATTATCGATCGTGTCGAGGTGTGTGTCGCCGTTGCCTTCGCGGTTCGTGATGGTGACGAGGTTGCCGGCCGCCACGCTCGCGAAACTGCCGGTCGCGGAGGCAACGGTTTGGCCCGACGCGTGATCTTTGATCACGAAGGTCTGGTGCGCGCCATCGTCGGTGATGCTGACATCGTAGACTGTGCCGGGGTTGAGCGAGGCATCAACGCGCACCGATTGCCCGGTCGCATTATCATTGATCAGAAGCGCGCCGGGATCGCCTATTCGCCAGTTGGCGACGAAACTGATGCCGTTGAGGGCGCCGCCAAACGTTGGCTCGGTCGCGCCGTCGGTGCGGTCCGTAACCACAAGGTAGTCGCCGCCCTCGGCAAAACTCCAGGTGAACGAAGTATGCAGCGGCGTGGCGGACGTCGGCGTGAAGCCGGCGACCGTCTGCAGAATTCCGCGGTCCTGAATGTGAAGCGCGCCGCCGGATTGGGTCACCGACCCATCATGGTGCTCCTCCACGTTGATCGTCGGCACATAGACGTGCCACTTGGTCGGATCGAGCGTGGCGCCGCTGAAGTCATCCGCGACGGAGTTGACGAAGAGGCCGGAGAGCGCCGGCGCGTCCGCGACCGGGTTCACCGTGAGCGCAACGGTCTGATCGCCGGTCGGCCCACTCGGCGCCGCACCGCCGTCGGTCGAGGTTGCCGTCACATGCAGCGCATCGGAACCTTCGTACTCGCCGCTCGGCGTGTAGCTCAGGCTCTTCAGAACGGTGTTCACGTCGGTTGCAAGCCCAGACACGATCACCGTGCCGGTGCCATTGCTTGTGAGCGTTACGTCACCCGGCAGACTGCTATCGTCGATATGCAGCGTGCCGTGCGCCACGCTCAGCGTCGCCGCCACCGGATCGTCTTCGTCGCCGGCGGCCGGCGTTACGCTGACGCCCGTGATCGGAACTGTCTTGTTTTCGTCAACCGCAATCGCAGCGCTCGACGTATCCGGAACCGTCACCGTCGGCGTGTCGGAGACCGGATTGACCGTCCCCGCCGAGACCGTCGTGTGATCCGTGTTGCCGTTGGCGTCGGTGAAGGTGAGGGAGACCCGCAGCGCGTGGCCCTCATCCGTCTCGCCCGGCGTATAGTTGGCGCTGGTCACCCCGGTACCGGATCCGTCGATCCAGTGATTCGGGGCGTCTTGTATCTGCCACTCATACTTGGCGTTGGTAACAGACTTGCCGCCATCGGTGATGACCGCAGTGATGGCGCTGCCCTCGGACGGATTGCCGTTGGGGTCGAGCCCGGCGCTAATCGCTCCGGGAATCTCGGTTACGTCTGTGCCGTGTTGGGATGACCCGTCATTGGCAAGCGCCCAATGCACGCCGGTGTAATCGCCAGTTAGCTTTATGTCCGAAACGTCGACACCACCAACGAAGATCGAGAGAGTGCCGCCGGAAGCGTTCCCGGCATAACGGACCGTCGGGCTGCTTAGATAATTGATATCGCGCAGATCGAGCGTGTTGTCGTCGAGGCCAGAAACCGTTCCGTGAAATGCGTTCGAGTGATCGAGCTCGAGGGTGCCGGTAGACGCGGCCGTGAAAGCGATTTTCGTCAGTCCATAGGGGTCTGGAGACTGAACCGTAGAATCGGCGCCGAGTTCAAGCAACGAAGCGCCGATGATCTGGGCGTTGCCCGAGAACGCGGCGCCGACGATCAGGCTTCCGCCGTTCGCCTCGAGCACCCCGGTGTTGTTCACGGTACTAGCCGAGTCGATGGTCAGCGTTCCGCCGGTCGATTCCAGTGTCCCGGCGTTGTTGACGATCGCCCCGTTAATGGCATTGGTGCCGGCCGCCGCGTTGATGATGCCATCGGAAATCGTGGCGACGGTGCCGCCGTTGATCGTCGCATTCTGCAAATCGACTGTCGAACTTGTCTGTGCAACGGAATCGACCGCCTCGACCGCGCCGCCGCCATTGTTGACCGTCGTGCTGTTCAGCACCAGCAGGCTGCCGTTGACGGCTTCCAACGTGCCACCGCTGTTGCTCACCGTCTCGCCGATGAGGTCGAGCTCGCCGCCGTTCGCCGCCAGCGTACCGGCATTGGAGACCGTGGCGGCATTTTTGATAGCGCTGACACCGCTGGTGGACTCGACGGTATCGCTCGCGCCCGTCGTATATACCCCGCCGCCGCTGATCGTTGCGTCTTCGAGCTTGATCGTCCCGTTCGTCCCGGTGACGTACACGATGCCGGTGATGTTTACGCCGTTGACCAAACCGCTCGTATTGTTGACGGTGCTGTTGACGAGGTCGAGTTCGGCACCGTTGGCCTCGAGCGTGCCGGCGCTGTTGGTGATGCTCGCCGCGCCGTTGATCGTGCTGACGCCGCTTGTGGCGACGATCGCGGCCTGGGCCGTGATCGAGATATTGCCGCCGAAGATCTTTGCATCCTGCAGGCCAATGCTCGAATGCGCCGTGCCCGACGGATCGCCAACCGCCGCGATCGTACCGTTGACCAGGCCGAGGCCGGAACCGGTATAGTTGGTGACGGTAGTGTTGATCAGCAGCGTGGCGCCGTTGGTGGCCTCCAGCGTTCCGGTATTCGTCAGCGAGAGCGTATCGAGCTTGAGGGCATTCTTGCCGTTGGCATCGATGACGCCATTGCTGTTATTGACCAGCACCAGCCCGCCGCGCCCGATCTCGCCGGCACCGGAAATGGTGTTGTTGTTGTTGGTGAGTTGGTCGCCACTTTTGATGGCCGCGATGATATTGTGCGTGTCGTCCGACAGCGTGACGTGGCCGCCGCCATCAAATCCGGCAAACCCCTGGTCGATATAAAGGTAAGTGTTATGGCCGGTGGAGTTCAGTTCGATGGTGCCGGTGTTGTTGATATAAGCGGCGCTGATCAGGGTCAGCGAGCTGTTGTCGGTTATCGCAAGGATACCGGCGTTGTTGACCCGGCCCGTCAGGTCGGCGACGCCGTTCGCGGTGTTGATCGTATTGCTGGTCCCGCCGACGGTATCGATCTCTCCGCCAACCTCGGTCGAAACCGTATGCTGTAGGAGCGTCGCGCCCTGGAGATCGATATGCGATGCCGCGCCGGCCATGGTCACACCGGTCGCGGCGTCGGACACGGTAGTCGCGATCAGCGTCAGCGTACCGCCGTTGACGGCTTCCAGCGTTCCGCTGTTCGTGAAAGAAACGGCGGAGTCGATAGTCAGCGCGCCGCCATCGACTTTGATGGTGCCGAGGTTGGTAATGGTCTCGGCATCCAGCGCGTTGCCGCTGCCATTGACAATGATCTGCCCGGAATTGCCGAGCGAGCCGTTTTGCAAAACGCCGTTGCCGTCCAGGAACAGCGTGCCGTTAATGTTGATGGTGACGCTGCCGCCGTCGATGGTGGCGCCGTCAATGCCGTCGAGCGTCAGCGTGCCGCCGCTGTCGACCGTGGTCGCGCCGTTGCTGATGTAGGTGCCCTGGTCAAGCAGCAGCGCGCCGTCGGCAAAAATCTCGAGCGCGTTGTTGGCGGTGACATTGACGCCATCCAGCGCGTTGCCAAAGCCGTTGACATTGATCTGGCCAAAATTGCCGAGCGAGCCGTTCTGCAGAACGCCGTCGCCGTTCAGGTTGAGCGTGCCGTTGTTGGTGATGGTGCCATTTTTAGTGACGGCGGCGCCCTCGGTGAGGGCGTTGATAAAGATGCCGCCACCGGTAGCGCCGTTGTTGATGGTGGCCCCGTCAAGGGTCAGCGTGGCGGCGCTGTCAACGGTGATCGTGCCGCCAAGTTTGGTGGTCGTCCCGTAGGTATTGGTGATCTGGGTGCCGAGATCGAGCAGCAGCGCGCCGTCGGCAAAAATCTCGAGCGCTTTGTTGGCGGTGACGTTGACGCCATCCAGCGCGTTGCCGCTGCCGTTGACATTGATCTGGCCAAAATTGCCGAGCGAGCCGTTCTGCAGAACGCCGTCGCCGTTCAGGTTGAGCTTGCCGTTGTTGGTGATGGTGCCGTTTTTGGTGACGGTGGCGCCTTCGGTGACGGCGCCGGTAATGACGCTGGGGGGAACGGCGTTGTTGATAGTGGCGCCCTGGACTGTCAGCGTGGCAGGGCCATCGACGGTGAGGTTGCCGCCGGTGTTGTCGACATTCACCAGGACGTTGAGCGTGCCGCCGCTGACGTCGATGGTCCCGGAATTCGTGGCGCTGCTTTGATCCTTGAAATCGCCGCCATGGGTAAGCTTGATCGTGCCGGAATTCTGCAGAACGCTCGTGATCAACAGTTCGAGCTGGCCGCCGGCACTACCTGCAGGAACCTCGGCGCCGACGGTCAAGGTGCCTTCATTGATCAGTTTTGCGCCGGTGGTATTGGCGGCGTCCAAGGTCACTGATTTTGCGGCGACGGCTTTTGTTCCAACCTCGTCGCTCGTGATCGTGACCGCGTACTTCCCCGTGCCGCCAATGACCTGCTCGTCGGGAATGACGACATCGTCGCTTGCGGTCGGGACGTTGCCGGTTTCCCAGTTCGCGCCGTCACTCCAGAGGCCGTCGGTCGGATGAATCCAGGCCACGTCGGGCGGGTCGACGTGCGTAAGGGTGACCGTGACGTCTTTCGTCGCCGTCGCGCCGAGGGAATCGGTGACCGTGATGGTATAGGTCAGCGTCAGCGTCTCGCCCTTCGGCAGGAAATCAGCCAGGAAATCCGGCAACTTCGCCAGTTGCCAGGTGACTATTCCGTTGCCCGTGCCGGTGCTGTCGGTGCCGATCCGGGCCGTCAGCGCCGCTTCAAACGCAGCTAGCGGCGTCGGCGGAACGGCGCCTCCCGACCACACCGGGGTCTTGAGTGATACCGTAACCAAATGGGTATCGGTTAAATCCGGATCCGTGAAAGCCAAGATGCCGCTGGCCGGCACGGCCTTGCCGGTGACCGGGTCCGTCGGCGCCAGAAATCCCCCGGCTTGGACGTCACCCGTAAAGGCCACTGCGGGCGCGGCACTGGTAATGACCGGACGGTCATTGGTGCCGGTGATCGTTACCGTAAACGACTGGGTGGTCGTCTCATTATTCCCGGCAAAATTGTTCTGGACCGTCACATTGTAGGTCAACGTCAGCGTCTCGCCGGCGGCGAGGAAATCGAAATTGCTGTCGGCGACGCTGTAGGTCCAGGTCGCAAAGCCGTTGTTGTTGTTGCCCGCGTCCGGGTTGGGCTTGAAATCGAGTTCCACCGCCCGGATGTCTGCGATCTGCAGCGCATTCAGCGAGGTGGTGACGTCGTTACCGTGGGCGTCATGGTAGACGTACGCATTCTTGTCGACCGCCACCGTCACCGTCGGGACGTCGCCGGGATTGATGTCGACCCAGTTGATCTGGACGACGATATGGTCGGGTTGGGCATCGCCGGTCTGGCCGGGGAGCT is drawn from Bradyrhizobium lablabi and contains these coding sequences:
- a CDS encoding LamG-like jellyroll fold domain-containing protein, with the protein product MNFVSKFDAKLPADSFGAHSNAHAHFETVSPHPSHIPSGAIIVPDTQLLFNGEFKRSGVDLILSKDDHELVLQDYFKGEKRAALASPDGAQLTGDIVSALTGHVEYAQAGGAPAAAAVIGHVTKLVGSATAIRNGVSIILNNGDNVEKGDVVQSGSDSTLGVTFIDGTVFGLSSNARMVLNEMVYDPNGSNNSSLLSLVAGTITFVAGETAKHGDMKVDTPVATMGIRGTAVLVEIDFSIPGALAAPDTKFQVLVEPDGTTGRYILFDKNTLTPIAEVNQAGQQIHIHQGIVSITNEALPPDVQKLITDVFAQKFTDNSNPKSLEHFTDSITPQQQTPIVLPNGTTATPVVLLVKTADNSGVSGITGPTSLLGHIPGSPLVAILDPSGHVAKSFSFGELPGQTGDAQPDHIVVQINWVDINPGDVPTVTVAVDKNAYVYHDAHGNDVTTSLNALQIADIRAVELDFKPNPDAGNNNNGFATWTYSVADSNFDFLAAGETLTLTYNVTVQNNFAGNNETTTQSFTVTITGTNDRPVITSAAPAVAFTGDVQAGGFLAPTDPVTGKAVPASGILAFTDPDLTDTHLVTVSLKTPVWSGGAVPPTPLAAFEAALTARIGTDSTGTGNGIVTWQLAKLPDFLADFLPKGETLTLTYTITVTDSLGATATKDVTVTLTHVDPPDVAWIHPTDGLWSDGANWETGNVPTASDDVVIPDEQVIGGTGKYAVTITSDEVGTKAVAAKSVTLDAANTTGAKLINEGTLTVGAEVPAGSAGGQLELLITSVLQNSGTIKLTHGGDFKDQSSATNSGTIDVSGGTLNVLVNVDNTGGNLTVDGPATLTVQGATINNAVPPSVITGAVTEGATVTKNGTITNNGKLNLNGDGVLQNGSLGNFGQINVNGSGNALDGVNVTANKALEIFADGALLLDLGTQITNTYGTTTKLGGTITVDSAATLTLDGATINNGATGGGIFINALTEGAAVTKNGTITNNGTLNLNGDGVLQNGSLGNFGQINVNGFGNALDGVNVTANNALEIFADGALLLDQGTYISNGATTVDSGGTLTLDGIDGATIDGGSVTININGTLFLDGNGVLQNGSLGNSGQIIVNGSGNALDAETITNLGTIKVDGGALTIDSAVSFTNSGTLEAVNGGTLTLIATTVSDAATGVTMAGAASHIDLQGATLLQHTVSTEVGGEIDTVGGTSNTINTANGVADLTGRVNNAGILAITDNSSLTLISAAYINNTGTIELNSTGHNTYLYIDQGFAGFDGGGHVTLSDDTHNIIAAIKSGDQLTNNNNTISGAGEIGRGGLVLVNNSNGVIDANGKNALKLDTLSLTNTGTLEATNGATLLINTTVTNYTGSGLGLVNGTIAAVGDPSGTAHSSIGLQDAKIFGGNISITAQAAIVATSGVSTINGAASITNSAGTLEANGAELDLVNSTVNNTSGLVNGVNITGIVYVTGTNGTIKLEDATISGGGVYTTGASDTVESTSGVSAIKNAATVSNAGTLAANGGELDLIGETVSNSGGTLEAVNGSLLVLNSTTVNNGGGAVEAVDSVAQTSSTVDLQNATINGGTVATISDGIINAAAGTNAINGAIVNNAGTLESTGGTLTIDSASTVNNTGVLEANGGSLIVGAAFSGNAQIIGASLLELGADSTVQSPDPYGLTKIAFTAASTGTLELDHSNAFHGTVSGLDDNTLDLRDINYLSSPTVRYAGNASGGTLSIFVGGVDVSDIKLTGDYTGVHWALANDGSSQHGTDVTEIPGAISAGLDPNGNPSEGSAITAVITDGGKSVTNAKYEWQIQDAPNHWIDGSGTGVTSANYTPGETDEGHALRVSLTFTDANGNTDHTTVSAGTVNPVSDTPTVTVPDTSSAAIAVDENKTVPITGVSVTPAAGDEDDPVAATLSVAHGTLHIDDSSLPGDVTLTSNGTGTVIVSGLATDVNTVLKSLSYTPSGEYEGSDALHVTATSTDGGAAPSGPTGDQTVALTVNPVADAPALSGLFVNSVADDFSGATLDPTKWHVYVPTINVEEHHDGSVTQSGGALHIQDRGILQTVAGFTPTSATPLHTSFTWSFAEGGDYLVVTDRTDGATEPTFGGALNGISFVANWRIGDPGALLINDNATGQSVRVDASLNPGTVYDVSITDDGAHQTFVIKDHASGQTVASATGSFASVAAGNLVTITNREGNGDTHLDTIDNLSISNAYHGLEDGTVTLAGLTGLTDTDASDTLALKLSGFPPGATFSVGALGTGADDGHWVISASQMASLGTSPLTMTPPIDYNGNFTLHVDATVTDPAVGGATDTKNFTNDFAVTVDAVNDATFSLAGLNQAGNAVEDQQITAVVTDTDAPASGIVYTFQSFDGAHWNNVQSGSSASYTPTEAVEGSPLQVKVSYTDGHNNAVAGTVAAGTVAEAPAGPTSFATTFLHFDGNAFASGPVATTHVGNGANDGVTLAGWVDWNGGGSNYQDVFYNGSTSDAGFGVFGLVTSSGLDLQILIGGQTFLDTGFKLAAGQWHNIALTHVAGSYTLYVDGVADFTAQAGANGIPGPAHYPDFMTIGGDGGENFTGSIGDVSVWNAALTQSQIQALEFTALSGSEANLAAYYPLNDSSGTTAKDLVNSAGNLTLHGSAVWQSGDATIALGGLAGGNAVQDQKITASVTDQDAPSGSGATFTYTWTVGGQTVGDSGNTYTPTEADEGKAIAVSVTFTDTHGNAQAGLTSAGTVQESASNDLVATANATQAAEGAQINVTGVTDGGIAVTAGLTYAWQVFDGANWATVSTNSFYAPTEGDEGKSLQVVTTYNDQPTGNSEQTINSFGTIADITPKLTAPFSYSVDELKIVKGGSVVFDDTFSQAPPAGGTFGGTPVGFTTIGSTWTEVNGKAVMASTGAVALSIGGAQVIARLQTNTQDEAVSNGGLKENSTFAVSATFDLTAPKFVGQQYGIDLNDSTATHANDEMVQLIVANTGLGGVKVELVQADYSTTTFNVIASQTLSAAQLSGNTQIQLDLSHLTANSSAITGSFELLNSGVQTSTQTFGVTGHVFNNVTYTRVDTFAYAPDQVAITGVVTESQKLTANVTTNDSDASIHYQWQSSANGSTNWGNIGTDSSQYTLGEADEGLHIRVVATTSDPDKSSTAQVTSAATALVAESPSENATIALTGLDGSNNAVANQKITANVTDADAPTGSGATFTYTWTVGGQKVAGDTGNTYTPTEVDEGKAITVGVSFTDTHGNTETGLKSAGTVAAAPPVAHDDAISNASPPSGNGWVLDTDNGHYYRFVGASSSASWTQAQTGAASDGAYLATITSAAENSFISHLIGNGQTAWTAGDTTNASPGGHPHDPSTWTWTAGPEAGTLFTYTNWNPGEPNGGFGSSNAAMQISANGTWNDVPITWQDAGYLEEWGGLPNQIAFNENTGTTLTAAQLLANVTDIDNSALTITSVGDQSGHSLHGGTVNLNGNIITYTPAANYSGADTFAYTVSDDGVTSTAHVTFNVAALNDAPVVTISTAALATNESTPLAINGISVSDGDAGTAQIEVTLAVAHGTVTLENAAGLDSVAGNVSGSVNLFGSQTAIDTALAHGIIYTPTSGYYGSDTLNVTANDQGHTGAGGAQTTTQHIALTVNDGPVIETDQFSIVSKENGTTTISGLKVSDSDPAASSEIFKVTATTTGPGSTVTPETNSDTLGQTNEDLAEGVIYDPGSTPPATDKVTVTVADSFGATDTVNFIFNLANPPQTTPVVLTGTAGKDVIFGTGYGDILTGGGGQDQFVFKPNSGTNVAQHQITDFVDGLDKIDIRQFTNISAATLPAAEHQQGNDTLIKLDSHDTLLLKNTLIANLHNSDFIFHV